One genomic segment of [Phormidium] sp. ETS-05 includes these proteins:
- a CDS encoding VWA domain-containing protein — MMMQSRRQIWLYPMFQVPLMLMLGCLILAALFSLLGWGRPAVGVAIAIDLSSSTEGAVRQEEIAAVKSYLAENRNLENQNQIRVFGFANNVQALTTGFNANSDEVEKEFDRTVQDAQLQRYLGGGTNLDLAIQEGTNALSSLDNKLCRELLLVTDGEATVSQTVIDGAISQNVKINAVVLGGQDAVQIRQATASTNGIYLNGEAGNLKALFTEEFFTNFNSNKRWLTFWLSCAFICAMWAVTLPLDRWLFQGLLKLNMTLGGQLALGNALFWTVVTALVVWRIFGLPFGSAC; from the coding sequence ATGATGATGCAGTCTCGCCGCCAAATTTGGCTTTATCCTATGTTTCAGGTGCCGCTGATGCTGATGTTGGGCTGTTTGATATTGGCGGCCCTGTTTTCCCTGCTGGGTTGGGGGAGACCGGCGGTGGGGGTAGCTATTGCTATTGATTTGAGTTCTAGCACGGAAGGTGCCGTGCGTCAGGAAGAAATTGCAGCGGTGAAGTCCTATTTAGCAGAAAACCGAAATCTGGAGAATCAAAACCAAATCCGGGTGTTTGGTTTTGCCAACAATGTACAGGCTCTGACAACTGGGTTTAATGCTAATAGCGATGAAGTAGAAAAGGAGTTTGATAGAACCGTGCAAGATGCCCAATTACAAAGATACCTAGGAGGTGGGACTAATCTAGATTTAGCGATTCAGGAGGGGACGAATGCTTTGAGCAGTCTGGATAACAAGCTATGCCGGGAGTTGCTGTTAGTCACCGATGGGGAAGCTACGGTGAGTCAGACGGTGATAGATGGGGCAATTAGCCAAAATGTGAAAATCAACGCCGTGGTTTTAGGTGGCCAAGATGCGGTGCAAATTCGCCAAGCCACTGCCAGCACTAATGGCATCTATTTAAACGGCGAAGCTGGCAACCTGAAAGCTCTATTTACTGAGGAATTTTTCACCAATTTTAACAGTAATAAACGGTGGTTGACATTTTGGCTGAGCTGTGCGTTTATCTGCGCTATGTGGGCGGTCACTCTGCCTTTAGACCGCTGGTTATTTCAAGGTTTGCTGAAATTAAACATGACTTTAGGAGGTCAGCTTGCCTTGGGTAATGCTCTGTTTTGGACGGTGGTAACGGCTCTGGTGGTTTGGCGGATTTTCGGTTTGCCGTTTGGCAGCGCGTGTTAA
- a CDS encoding Uma2 family endonuclease — translation MVTLQLRQLDIPPGQRLRLHDISWSEFEAILAELGEHRAARIAYIQGTLEIRMPLPEQEINKELIGDMVKILLEEMAIDCECFGSTTFKGEAKKGGVEPDQCFYIQNHQVMRGKRRVDLTLDPPPDLAIEIDVTSKTQLDAYEALQVPELWRYENDRLQINVLQGGKYVESQSSPTFPGLPVVDLITEFIGISAKIGRSPTLRSFRQRVRQEFI, via the coding sequence ATGGTTACTTTGCAATTGCGACAACTCGATATTCCCCCCGGACAACGCCTCCGGCTCCATGATATTAGCTGGTCAGAATTTGAAGCCATTTTGGCGGAATTAGGAGAACACCGAGCCGCCCGCATCGCTTACATTCAAGGAACATTAGAAATCAGGATGCCACTACCAGAACAGGAAATCAATAAAGAACTGATTGGTGATATGGTAAAAATATTGCTAGAAGAAATGGCAATAGACTGCGAGTGTTTTGGGTCAACGACTTTCAAGGGAGAAGCTAAAAAAGGTGGGGTGGAGCCAGACCAATGTTTTTACATCCAAAATCATCAAGTGATGCGCGGGAAGCGGCGGGTAGATTTGACTTTAGACCCACCCCCGGACTTGGCCATAGAGATAGATGTGACTTCTAAAACGCAACTGGATGCTTACGAAGCCTTGCAAGTTCCAGAACTGTGGCGTTATGAAAATGACCGGTTGCAAATCAATGTCCTGCAAGGGGGTAAATATGTGGAGTCCCAAAGTAGTCCTACTTTTCCTGGTTTACCGGTGGTAGATTTGATAACCGAATTTATAGGAATAAGTGCTAAGATTGGGAGAAGTCCTACGCTGAGGTCTTTTCGCCAGCGCGTCAGGCAAGAGTTCATCTAA
- a CDS encoding Uma2 family endonuclease, producing the protein MPIQTMSVQLLKRKFTIDQYHQMAENGIFAPSDRLELIQGEIIEMSPIGSRHAAWVDRLNQLFNRRLPESTIVRVQNPISLGDNQSEPQPDITILAPRSDFYLNAHPQPQDILLLVEVADTSADYDREVKIPLYAAAGITEVWLLDLGAEIWEVYRQPTAAGYQEMQQLPPGSSIAPLSFPEIMLTIF; encoded by the coding sequence ATGCCAATTCAAACCATGTCTGTACAACTCTTAAAACGAAAGTTCACCATTGACCAATATCACCAGATGGCAGAAAATGGGATTTTTGCACCATCTGACCGCCTAGAACTGATTCAAGGAGAAATTATAGAAATGTCCCCCATTGGTTCCCGCCACGCCGCTTGGGTCGATCGGCTCAACCAACTATTTAATCGCCGGTTGCCAGAAAGCACGATCGTCCGGGTGCAAAATCCCATCAGTTTGGGGGATAACCAATCAGAACCGCAACCAGATATCACCATCCTAGCACCTCGGAGCGATTTTTATCTCAATGCTCATCCCCAACCCCAGGATATCTTATTATTAGTAGAAGTAGCCGATACCTCCGCCGACTATGACCGAGAAGTAAAAATCCCTCTCTATGCAGCAGCGGGAATTACCGAAGTTTGGCTCCTAGATTTAGGAGCAGAAATTTGGGAAGTTTACCGCCAACCCACCGCCGCCGGTTATCAGGAAATGCAGCAATTGCCACCGGGAAGCAGTATCGCCCCCTTATCTTTCCCAGAAATAATGTTGACGATTTTCTAG
- a CDS encoding Uma2 family endonuclease, with amino-acid sequence MSIQLLKRKFTVDEYHRLAETGIFASSDRLELIQGEIIEMSPIGSRHAAWVRRLTQLFSEKLGQRASVSVQNPISLGDNLSEPQPDITLLAPRSDFYLTAHPQPQDILLLVEVADTSADYDREVKIPLYAAAGITEVWLLDLGAEIWQVYRQPTAAGYQEMQQLPPGASIAPLSFPEIMLTIF; translated from the coding sequence ATGTCTATACAACTCTTAAAACGGAAATTCACAGTTGACGAATATCACCGGCTGGCAGAAACCGGTATTTTTGCATCATCTGACCGCCTAGAACTGATTCAAGGAGAAATTATAGAAATGTCCCCCATTGGTTCCCGCCACGCCGCTTGGGTGCGCCGTTTAACTCAACTTTTCTCAGAAAAACTAGGTCAGCGTGCCTCCGTCAGCGTCCAAAATCCCATCAGTTTGGGGGATAACCTATCAGAACCGCAACCAGATATTACCCTCCTAGCACCTCGGAGCGATTTTTATCTCACCGCTCATCCCCAACCCCAGGATATCTTATTATTAGTAGAAGTAGCCGATACCTCCGCCGACTATGACCGAGAAGTAAAAATCCCTCTCTATGCAGCAGCGGGAATTACCGAAGTTTGGCTCCTAGATTTAGGAGCAGAAATTTGGCAAGTTTACCGCCAACCCACCGCCGCCGGTTATCAGGAAATGCAGCAATTGCCACCAGGAGCCAGTATCGCCCCCTTATCTTTTCCAGAGATAATGTTGACGATTTTCTAG
- a CDS encoding ABC transporter substrate-binding protein: protein MTGPKSWICDGVPKDGNSYNSAGPHPPHENSGPDCEMCGLPREAMSVGKTVAKTVVSGGGSKVSAGVVVAAVALLLIVGSVGWFLFRPKSPPEPESETGVVTNGGAVTAADPIALVSDTAVNGSLISQGEKILLSGGGNFQLKTEAATAFAAKDWNGAIQKYQQATGQDANDPEAKIYLNNARAKQAGNVMAIAVVVPITPSPNEAREVLRGVAQYQDEFNRNNPPQFMEVVVVDEKEALLADSLAQDLIGSSLNVLAVLGHGVDSNSRQALGNYEKNKIAALSPLNTAITKNDTGGSTVRTIPASQATTLLNSYLQKVGSTLANYAVKNNTAAVAVFYNSDSPYSEQMKNEFVSALSAGGGQAVQLVDIMAPDFDAATAINNVQQAGAKAAFLALSKNKVDAAVAIAKANNNQMALLAGDELYNPTLLVQGGEAVAGMVLAVPWRWRPDDPFARDAANMWQGRVSWRTATTYDATRALAIALTDHPGDRAAISAALNQGITVNNTATEFDLFQDIPLVKAVEGKSGPSGSRYQFDPM, encoded by the coding sequence GTGACAGGACCGAAGAGCTGGATTTGCGATGGCGTGCCCAAGGATGGTAATTCTTATAATAGTGCGGGGCCGCACCCACCCCATGAGAATTCTGGGCCGGACTGTGAAATGTGCGGTTTGCCCCGAGAGGCGATGAGTGTGGGCAAAACCGTTGCCAAAACCGTGGTGTCTGGCGGTGGCAGTAAGGTGTCAGCGGGTGTGGTGGTGGCGGCGGTGGCTTTGTTGCTGATTGTTGGCAGTGTTGGCTGGTTCCTATTTCGACCAAAATCTCCCCCAGAACCAGAGTCAGAAACTGGGGTGGTGACGAATGGTGGGGCGGTTACGGCGGCGGACCCGATCGCGTTGGTAAGCGATACGGCGGTGAATGGTAGTTTGATTTCCCAGGGGGAAAAGATTTTGCTCTCTGGTGGGGGGAATTTTCAGTTAAAAACTGAGGCGGCAACAGCTTTTGCGGCGAAAGATTGGAATGGTGCGATTCAAAAGTATCAGCAAGCAACTGGCCAAGATGCTAATGACCCGGAGGCGAAAATTTATCTGAATAATGCGCGGGCAAAACAGGCGGGCAATGTGATGGCGATCGCGGTGGTGGTGCCGATAACTCCTTCGCCTAATGAAGCGCGGGAAGTGTTGCGGGGAGTAGCCCAATATCAAGATGAATTTAACCGCAATAACCCACCCCAGTTTATGGAGGTGGTAGTAGTAGATGAAAAGGAAGCACTCCTGGCAGATTCTTTGGCGCAAGATTTAATCGGCTCTAGCCTGAATGTATTGGCAGTGTTGGGACATGGTGTAGATAGCAACAGTCGTCAGGCGCTGGGTAATTACGAGAAAAACAAGATTGCCGCTCTGTCGCCGCTGAATACGGCAATTACTAAGAATGATACGGGCGGTTCCACGGTGCGGACTATCCCAGCATCTCAGGCCACAACTTTGCTGAATAGCTATCTGCAAAAAGTCGGTTCAACTCTGGCTAATTATGCTGTCAAAAACAATACGGCAGCGGTAGCAGTGTTTTACAATTCAGATAGTCCCTACAGCGAGCAAATGAAAAATGAGTTTGTCTCGGCGCTGTCGGCTGGGGGAGGGCAAGCGGTGCAGTTGGTTGATATTATGGCGCCGGATTTTGATGCGGCTACCGCCATAAATAATGTGCAGCAAGCGGGGGCGAAAGCAGCGTTTTTGGCCCTGAGTAAGAATAAGGTAGATGCGGCGGTGGCAATTGCCAAAGCTAATAATAATCAAATGGCACTGTTGGCAGGAGATGAGTTGTATAATCCCACTTTGTTGGTGCAAGGGGGTGAGGCGGTGGCGGGGATGGTGTTGGCTGTACCTTGGCGGTGGCGACCAGATGATCCGTTTGCTCGCGATGCGGCCAATATGTGGCAAGGTCGGGTGAGTTGGCGCACTGCTACTACTTATGATGCTACGCGAGCATTGGCGATCGCGTTGACGGATCATCCGGGCGATCGAGCCGCAATTTCCGCCGCTCTCAACCAAGGCATTACCGTCAACAACACCGCCACCGAATTTGACCTATTCCAAGACATTCCCCTGGTCAAAGCCGTAGAGGGAAAATCCGGTCCCAGCGGTTCTCGCTATCAATTTGACCCGATGTAA
- a CDS encoding GIY-YIG nuclease family protein: MTDINAHPSLASLPYLPYLDGAGNLNSDYQGQVGVYAVFDADKTLQFIGYSRDVALSLKQHFVRQSDKCYWLKVVTINRPSRSVLENIRDAWISENGTMPPGNGDGEAAWTEAINVKPLMTPEEQQQYQQASGDPLAETKVLKNIARRVEADIFAVLEKRGLQEQLRFNPKLKEQGLLDLK; encoded by the coding sequence ATGACCGATATCAACGCCCATCCATCCCTCGCCAGCCTCCCCTATCTCCCCTATCTCGATGGTGCAGGCAATCTCAACAGCGATTATCAAGGCCAAGTGGGAGTTTATGCTGTTTTTGATGCCGATAAAACTCTGCAATTTATCGGTTACTCCCGCGATGTGGCTCTTAGCCTCAAGCAGCATTTTGTCCGCCAGTCGGATAAATGCTACTGGCTAAAAGTCGTTACCATAAATCGTCCCAGTCGCAGTGTTTTAGAAAATATTCGCGATGCTTGGATATCGGAAAACGGCACTATGCCTCCTGGTAATGGCGACGGTGAAGCGGCATGGACCGAGGCCATAAATGTGAAACCCTTGATGACCCCAGAAGAACAGCAGCAATACCAGCAAGCATCCGGCGACCCCCTGGCGGAAACCAAAGTTTTGAAAAATATCGCCCGCCGGGTGGAAGCTGACATTTTCGCGGTTCTGGAAAAACGGGGTTTACAAGAACAACTCCGCTTTAATCCGAAATTGAAGGAGCAAGGATTGTTGGATTTGAAGTGA